Proteins co-encoded in one Desulfobacterales bacterium genomic window:
- a CDS encoding sulfotransferase: MPIEALFITGRFRSGSTLLWNIFRNIPRCCSYYEPCHDLLPTHIRLKSPATPGHVGVSSYWDEYLPIYEGLEVFHRPDFGINHLHLEEDSPYADLDKYIRFLVSSTSDKLPVLQFNRVDFRLPWLRRHFPEAKIIHLFRNPREQWFSIIRDLPNERRKDPYENTNYELMTWSCSLCATFPFLFGSHIKTSYHRHYLLWKLSKLMGERLSDLSIDFDDGMIVRPAESIRKMLALAEINDADVQKLANLVVTPEKGKWRHLESEDWFGSAEKECDALLDQLGLSAKFGLIPLVEICRMNKNAWDPFFGQASRAAIEEALKLFSRSRNEGLDGRNNAKLAIADYRERLDYIAEVCSRTKRSALLKIFYFPLQEKLNRIADACNPTLPIKKPLWKKLLQRYFQR, translated from the coding sequence ATGCCGATAGAGGCTTTGTTCATCACAGGACGTTTTCGAAGCGGTTCGACCTTGTTATGGAACATATTCCGCAACATTCCCCGCTGTTGCAGCTATTATGAACCCTGCCATGACCTGCTGCCGACGCATATCCGCCTCAAGTCCCCAGCCACTCCCGGCCATGTCGGCGTTAGCTCCTATTGGGATGAGTATTTGCCGATATATGAAGGACTGGAAGTGTTTCATCGCCCTGACTTCGGCATTAATCATCTCCATCTCGAAGAAGACAGCCCATATGCAGACCTGGATAAATACATTCGCTTCCTGGTTTCATCCACCAGCGACAAATTGCCGGTATTGCAGTTCAACCGGGTGGATTTCCGGCTGCCCTGGCTCCGGCGGCATTTTCCGGAGGCTAAAATCATTCATCTGTTCCGCAATCCAAGGGAGCAATGGTTTTCGATAATCCGTGATTTGCCGAATGAACGCCGTAAAGATCCTTATGAGAATACCAACTACGAACTCATGACATGGTCTTGTTCTTTGTGCGCAACATTTCCTTTTCTATTCGGTTCCCATATCAAAACATCCTATCATCGCCATTACCTGTTATGGAAACTGAGCAAACTCATGGGAGAACGCCTCAGCGACCTGAGCATCGACTTTGACGACGGCATGATCGTCAGGCCTGCGGAATCCATAAGAAAAATGCTTGCCCTGGCTGAAATAAATGATGCGGACGTCCAAAAACTGGCGAATCTGGTGGTCACGCCGGAAAAGGGGAAGTGGCGTCATTTGGAGTCAGAAGACTGGTTTGGATCCGCTGAAAAAGAATGCGATGCGCTGCTCGACCAATTAGGCCTTTCCGCAAAATTCGGTCTGATCCCACTGGTTGAGATCTGCCGTATGAACAAAAATGCCTGGGACCCTTTTTTCGGGCAAGCAAGCCGAGCCGCCATTGAAGAAGCATTGAAACTGTTTTCGCGATCGAGAAATGAGGGACTGGACGGAAGAAATAATGCCAAGCTTGCCATTGCCGATTATCGCGAACGGTTAGACTATATTGCCGAAGTATGTTCCAGAACAAAACGATCAGCTCTTTTAAAAATATTTTATTTCCCGTTACAAGAAAAACTGAACCGTATTGCCGATGCCTGCAACCCAACCCTTCCCATTAAAAAGCCATTATGGAAAAAATTATTACAGCGATATTTTCAGCGATAG